The proteins below are encoded in one region of Sulfitobacter sp. SK012:
- a CDS encoding phosphatase PAP2 family protein — MFENFGAGSGPLNAGNAGNAGNAGNAGNAGNAGNAGNAGGETVSPYTSGALLKNRDGIVGNWQVVERAPKQHTFGDPLNTNLWSNRVRQVIFVQELLQPLEFALSAEAGDTQDLGSWATLWHRNQIVPAPLDQMQGAAGAPEQLFAMRRPGTDLFRVQMEWLRRYADLRSDRAVEIMAEIDDIMTFFTSIMTTPLPRMRKTIELLYAVQSAVVAIEMRFKDAMACRRPSEYSPQVQPLIMTPGHSSLPSGHATESFAIAVVMGVLADHRQEAQTTVATANLGPSADHTKTQLMRQAYRIAVNRTVAGVHFPVDSAAGAYLGMVLGRYFVMRLQNASTAPAVVNWDVKNYSFNGPLYPLVAGTPGNSPDFIPSLAIQTINTGANPDNPAYERKGNNINILGTGSTELGQLWADALAEWS, encoded by the coding sequence ATGTTTGAAAATTTTGGTGCTGGCTCAGGCCCGCTTAATGCGGGTAACGCCGGAAATGCGGGCAACGCAGGAAATGCGGGTAACGCCGGAAATGCGGGCAACGCAGGCAATGCCGGAGGAGAAACGGTCTCTCCGTATACGTCGGGCGCACTGCTTAAAAACCGCGATGGGATTGTCGGAAACTGGCAAGTGGTGGAGCGCGCCCCGAAGCAACACACATTCGGCGACCCTTTGAATACAAATCTCTGGTCCAACCGAGTAAGGCAGGTCATTTTTGTTCAGGAGCTGCTGCAACCGTTGGAATTCGCGCTGAGTGCTGAGGCCGGTGATACACAAGATCTAGGTTCTTGGGCGACGTTGTGGCATCGCAATCAAATCGTACCGGCTCCGCTTGATCAAATGCAGGGCGCTGCCGGTGCGCCCGAGCAACTTTTTGCCATGCGGCGACCGGGAACCGATTTGTTCCGGGTCCAAATGGAATGGCTGCGCCGCTACGCCGACTTGCGCAGCGATCGTGCGGTCGAAATCATGGCCGAAATCGACGACATAATGACTTTCTTCACCTCTATTATGACAACGCCCCTTCCACGAATGCGCAAGACCATCGAGTTGCTTTATGCGGTTCAGTCTGCGGTGGTGGCGATCGAGATGCGGTTCAAGGACGCAATGGCCTGCCGCCGCCCTTCGGAATATTCGCCGCAGGTTCAGCCGTTGATCATGACACCCGGGCATTCAAGCCTCCCCAGTGGTCACGCGACCGAATCTTTTGCAATTGCGGTCGTCATGGGCGTTTTGGCGGATCATCGACAAGAAGCGCAGACAACCGTTGCAACAGCCAATCTCGGGCCCAGCGCGGACCACACCAAGACCCAATTGATGCGCCAAGCTTATCGGATAGCGGTGAACCGGACAGTGGCCGGGGTGCATTTCCCAGTAGATTCAGCAGCTGGTGCCTATCTTGGAATGGTGCTGGGGCGATATTTCGTGATGCGACTGCAAAATGCCTCAACAGCACCAGCGGTCGTAAATTGGGATGTGAAAAATTACAGCTTTAATGGGCCGCTTTATCCGTTGGTTGCCGGGACGCCCGGTAACAGTCCTGATTTCATTCCATCACTCGCTATCCAAACCATCAACACCGGGGCTAATCCTGACAATCCCGCCTATGAACGAAAAGGAAACAACATAAATATATTGGGGACCGGCTCTACCGAGTTGGGCCAACTCTGGGCAGACGCTCTGGCCGAATGGAGTTAG
- a CDS encoding adenylate/guanylate cyclase domain-containing protein, with translation MVNAALRIPGPKGDHRTLFCHHDLVRDEIKNSFSENLGETPSEKIVLTLLMTDIVGSTSKLALLGDYCWAELLDQHDEIVRERVREFGGHTINTTGDGFITAFSGPTRAIHCARKIRAEVARLNIAIRVGIHIGECERRGSDISGLTVHIAARILGCASRGQVLISETVRDVTIGSGLDLRHIGAPSLKDVPGNWPLYEVRI, from the coding sequence ATGGTGAACGCGGCATTGAGAATACCCGGTCCAAAGGGTGATCACCGTACCCTGTTTTGTCATCACGATTTGGTTCGCGATGAGATCAAGAATAGCTTTTCGGAGAACCTCGGTGAAACGCCGAGCGAGAAAATTGTATTGACGCTCCTAATGACAGACATTGTTGGATCGACGAGTAAATTAGCGCTACTTGGCGACTATTGCTGGGCCGAATTATTGGACCAACATGATGAGATCGTTCGAGAACGGGTCCGTGAATTTGGGGGCCACACCATAAATACGACAGGAGACGGTTTCATCACCGCGTTTTCTGGCCCCACGCGCGCGATTCACTGCGCTCGAAAAATACGAGCAGAAGTTGCCCGCCTAAACATTGCGATCCGCGTGGGAATCCACATCGGCGAATGCGAGCGTCGTGGTTCCGATATCAGTGGATTGACCGTCCACATCGCAGCCCGAATACTGGGTTGCGCGTCGCGCGGGCAAGTCTTGATCTCTGAAACAGTGAGAGACGTCACGATCGGATCTGGGCTTGATCTCCGCCATATTGGCGCACCAAGCCTCAAAGATGTTCCGGGAAACTGGCCGCTTTATGAGGTTCGGATCTAG
- a CDS encoding c-type cytochrome, translating to MKIVTQVILVLAIMSGPVFAEGNPDKGKKLFSKCKACHMVGEKAKNRVGPELNGIVGASAGAVEGFKYSKALTAQAEAGLVWDEASLSEFLANPKKFMPGTKMSFKGFRKEEQLADIVSYLATFN from the coding sequence ATGAAAATAGTCACTCAAGTGATTTTAGTGCTCGCAATTATGTCGGGCCCAGTTTTTGCGGAAGGTAATCCCGACAAAGGCAAGAAACTATTCTCCAAGTGCAAAGCTTGTCACATGGTCGGCGAAAAAGCCAAGAACCGGGTAGGCCCTGAATTGAACGGGATTGTTGGAGCCTCCGCCGGCGCGGTGGAAGGCTTCAAGTATTCCAAAGCACTTACTGCTCAAGCAGAAGCCGGGCTCGTTTGGGATGAAGCATCACTTAGTGAATTTCTCGCGAATCCAAAGAAATTTATGCCCGGCACCAAGATGTCGTTCAAAGGGTTTCGCAAAGAAGAACAGTTGGCTGATATCGTCTCATACTTGGCCACCTTCAACTAA